One Nitrospira sp. DNA window includes the following coding sequences:
- a CDS encoding iron-sulfur cluster assembly accessory protein gives MVTITQLAEQKIKELMTEEKDVVGLRIYVRGGGCHGYQYGMAFESKMADDDTVIEKGDVKVIMDSQSAPLLQGAEVDYVDSLQGSGFSIKNPQAKTTCGCGSSFSA, from the coding sequence ATGGTGACGATTACGCAGCTGGCGGAGCAGAAGATAAAAGAACTCATGACTGAAGAGAAGGATGTGGTCGGTCTGCGGATTTATGTCCGTGGCGGAGGATGCCACGGGTATCAATACGGGATGGCTTTCGAATCCAAAATGGCCGACGATGATACGGTCATCGAAAAGGGTGATGTGAAAGTCATCATGGACTCCCAGAGCGCACCATTGCTCCAGGGCGCTGAAGTCGATTATGTCGACAGCCTGCAGGGATCCGGGTTCTCGATCAAGAACCCGCAAGCGAAGACGACCTGCGGTTGCGGCAGTTCTTTCAGTGCGTAA
- a CDS encoding 6-pyruvoyl tetrahydrobiopterin synthase, protein MSQATITRRYRFCAAHRLHTDQLSADENRAVFGKCNNPNGHGHNYVVFVSVKGHIDPVTHQVLDVQQLDEMVERTIVQRFDHRDLNQDAGFRDQTTTGENLVLLIWDLLVEKIPRGRLEKVGVIETRDNYFEYAGAAEGRRRADEVRHG, encoded by the coding sequence ATGTCTCAGGCCACGATCACTCGCCGATATCGCTTCTGCGCAGCGCACCGCCTGCACACCGACCAACTGTCGGCGGATGAGAACCGGGCCGTCTTCGGCAAATGTAACAATCCGAACGGACATGGACACAATTATGTGGTGTTCGTATCGGTGAAGGGCCACATCGATCCGGTTACGCACCAGGTTCTCGATGTACAGCAGCTCGATGAGATGGTCGAGCGGACCATAGTACAACGGTTCGACCATCGGGACTTGAACCAGGATGCGGGGTTCAGGGATCAGACTACAACCGGCGAAAATCTGGTGCTGCTCATTTGGGATCTCCTCGTTGAAAAGATTCCAAGGGGGCGGTTAGAGAAAGTCGGCGTGATCGAAACGCGAGACAATTATTTCGAATACGCCGGTGCTGCAGAAGGCCGGCGGAGAGCAGATGAGGTCAGGCATGGCTAA
- a CDS encoding Adenylosuccinate synthetase codes for MANLVIIGSQWGDEGKGKIVDILAKDADMVVRYQGGSNAGHTVINARDTFIFRLIPSGILYRGTRCLIGNGVVVDPGDLIEEMDHLQAQGVKIGKNFAVSDRAHLILPYHKAIDKASEQSKGVRRIGTTGRGIGPSYGDKMARIGIRMGDLLNPLLFKQKLEENLVDINWLLEQLHKVDCFELEKVYQQYMGYADRLKGYIIDTAMAVNKAVDAGQTVLFEGAQGTHLDVDFGTYPYVTSSSSSAGGACTGTGVGPTKIDAVMGITKAYTTRVGSGPFPTELTDEVGGWLQERGKEFGSVTGRVRRCGWFDSVVVRHATRINGLSSLAVTKLDVLDGRKELKVCTGYRVNGKLIREMPSDLSALTNCEPVYERVRGWNAPTTGVTSYRHLPAEAKRYLTRIEELAECRIDMISTGSRRDETIILHNPLKAGRRARPKRSR; via the coding sequence ATGGCGAATCTCGTCATCATCGGCTCCCAATGGGGCGACGAAGGCAAGGGGAAGATTGTCGATATCCTGGCCAAGGATGCCGACATGGTCGTGCGGTATCAGGGCGGATCCAACGCCGGCCATACGGTCATCAACGCGCGCGATACGTTCATTTTTCGTCTCATTCCGTCCGGTATCCTGTACCGCGGGACGCGCTGTCTCATCGGCAACGGTGTGGTCGTCGATCCCGGAGATTTGATCGAGGAAATGGATCACCTGCAGGCGCAGGGGGTGAAGATCGGCAAGAATTTCGCCGTCAGCGACCGCGCCCACTTGATCTTGCCTTACCACAAGGCCATCGACAAAGCGTCCGAACAGTCCAAGGGAGTGCGTCGAATCGGGACCACCGGACGCGGGATCGGGCCGTCCTACGGCGACAAGATGGCGCGGATCGGCATCCGCATGGGTGACCTGCTCAATCCGCTGCTCTTCAAGCAGAAGCTGGAAGAAAATCTGGTCGACATCAATTGGTTGCTCGAGCAACTTCATAAAGTGGATTGTTTCGAATTGGAGAAGGTGTATCAGCAGTATATGGGGTACGCCGACCGACTGAAGGGCTATATCATCGACACCGCCATGGCCGTGAACAAAGCGGTCGATGCGGGGCAGACCGTCTTGTTCGAAGGAGCCCAGGGAACGCATCTGGATGTGGACTTCGGCACCTATCCCTATGTCACCTCGTCGAGTTCGTCGGCCGGCGGTGCCTGCACCGGGACCGGTGTAGGGCCCACGAAAATCGACGCGGTGATGGGCATCACGAAGGCCTATACCACGAGGGTCGGAAGCGGACCGTTCCCGACCGAATTGACCGATGAGGTGGGCGGCTGGCTGCAGGAACGTGGAAAGGAATTTGGTTCAGTGACCGGACGGGTGCGACGCTGCGGCTGGTTCGATAGCGTCGTGGTTCGCCACGCGACGAGAATCAACGGCTTGTCGTCGCTCGCAGTGACGAAGTTGGATGTACTCGACGGACGTAAAGAACTGAAGGTCTGCACGGGGTATCGAGTGAACGGAAAACTCATCCGCGAGATGCCGTCGGATTTGTCGGCGCTGACGAATTGCGAGCCGGTGTACGAGCGAGTGCGCGGCTGGAATGCGCCCACCACCGGAGTCACCAGTTACAGGCACCTGCCAGCGGAGGCCAAGCGCTACCTTACGAGGATCGAGGAATTGGCCGAGTGCCGGATCGACATGATTTCCACCGGCTCGCGGCGAGACGAGACCATCATTCTTCACAACCCGCTCAAGGCCGGCCGACGCGCACGGCCGAAGCGTTCGCGATAG
- a CDS encoding Malate dehydrogenase translates to MGRPKITIVGAGNVGGTVAQRLAEKNAYDVVLVDIVPGIPQGKALDITQAGPVCGYSTRVVGTNGYEETAGSSIAVITSGIPRKPGMSRDELLATNAKIVQTVVRELVARSPNVTLILVTNPLDAMVHVARLVSGLPKSRVLGMAGVLDTARLRSFVAEELNVPGTDVQAMVLGGHGDTMVPLVRQTTVAGKPITDRLSPERLAALIKRTQDGGAEIVGLLKTGSAFYAPSASVVDMVEAIMKDEKRVLPCAMLCEGEYGLKDVIVGVPVRLGRGGGESIVEYDLTAEERTALQASAGAVRELCAVVDRLLTA, encoded by the coding sequence ATGGGGCGACCGAAAATTACGATAGTGGGCGCGGGCAATGTCGGCGGGACCGTCGCGCAACGGCTGGCTGAGAAAAATGCGTATGATGTCGTGCTGGTCGACATCGTGCCGGGCATTCCACAAGGGAAGGCCTTGGACATTACCCAGGCGGGGCCCGTCTGCGGCTATAGCACCAGAGTCGTCGGGACGAACGGATACGAGGAGACGGCAGGCTCGTCCATCGCAGTCATTACGTCGGGCATTCCCAGGAAACCGGGGATGAGCCGTGATGAACTCCTGGCGACCAACGCCAAAATCGTCCAGACGGTGGTCCGGGAGTTGGTGGCCCGTTCGCCAAACGTCACCCTCATCCTTGTGACCAATCCGTTGGACGCCATGGTGCATGTGGCGCGGCTGGTCAGCGGTTTGCCGAAATCGAGGGTGCTCGGCATGGCGGGGGTACTCGACACGGCGCGGTTGCGGTCCTTCGTCGCCGAAGAATTGAACGTGCCGGGGACGGATGTGCAGGCGATGGTGCTGGGCGGGCATGGCGATACGATGGTGCCGTTGGTGCGGCAGACGACCGTGGCAGGCAAGCCGATTACGGACAGGCTGTCTCCGGAGCGGCTTGCGGCGCTGATCAAGCGCACGCAGGACGGCGGTGCCGAGATCGTGGGTTTGCTCAAGACCGGCAGCGCGTTTTATGCGCCCTCTGCTTCCGTGGTCGATATGGTTGAGGCGATCATGAAGGACGAAAAACGTGTGCTCCCCTGCGCCATGCTCTGCGAAGGTGAGTATGGATTGAAGGATGTCATCGTCGGCGTGCCAGTCAGGCTGGGTCGCGGCGGCGGCGAATCCATCGTCGAATACGACCTGACCGCCGAGGAACGGACGGCGCTGCAGGCTTCTGCCGGCGCGGTGCGGGAACTCTGCGCGGTCGTCGATCGTCTGTTGACCGCGTGA
- a CDS encoding Beta-ketoadipate enol-lactone hydrolase — MFYDANEIRLAYDDQGAGLPLLFLHAFPLNRSMWKPQVTALSRKFRTIAIDLRGHGESDAPLWSFSLDHYADDVCALLDHLAIKQAVLVGLSMGGYVGFAFSRKYGNRLKALVLADTRAQADSQEGRTGRFHLAQTAYGRGAEAVAQTMLPKLLGPTSLRTKPDLVESVRNIIHQTPVSGIVVDLMAMAGRPDSVPHLRTIACPTLVVIGQEDNTTPLADAQLMASEIPGARLAVIPAAGHLSNLEQPDVFNELVKGFVEGLR, encoded by the coding sequence ATGTTTTACGACGCCAATGAGATTCGATTGGCCTACGACGACCAGGGTGCCGGCCTGCCGCTCCTGTTCCTCCATGCCTTTCCGCTGAATCGTTCCATGTGGAAGCCGCAAGTCACGGCGCTGTCCAGAAAATTCCGGACGATCGCCATCGATCTGCGAGGGCACGGCGAGTCGGACGCCCCACTCTGGAGCTTTTCACTCGACCACTATGCCGACGACGTCTGTGCCTTGCTCGACCACCTGGCTATCAAGCAGGCAGTCCTGGTCGGGTTGTCGATGGGGGGCTATGTCGGTTTTGCCTTCTCGCGAAAATACGGGAACCGCTTGAAGGCGTTGGTACTGGCCGATACCAGGGCACAGGCGGACAGCCAGGAGGGTCGAACCGGACGGTTCCATTTAGCCCAAACGGCGTACGGTCGGGGTGCCGAGGCGGTCGCCCAAACCATGCTCCCCAAACTGCTTGGGCCCACGTCATTGCGGACGAAACCAGACCTGGTGGAGTCCGTTCGGAACATCATCCACCAGACGCCGGTCAGCGGTATCGTCGTCGATCTGATGGCGATGGCTGGTCGACCGGACTCGGTTCCTCACCTCCGCACCATCGCCTGTCCCACACTCGTTGTGATCGGCCAGGAAGACAACACCACCCCCCTCGCCGACGCCCAACTGATGGCGTCAGAAATACCAGGCGCCCGGCTGGCAGTGATTCCCGCCGCCGGACACTTGAGCAACCTGGAACAGCCCGATGTCTTTAATGAGCTGGTGAAGGGCTTCGTCGAGGGGTTGCGGTAA
- a CDS encoding Bis-ABC ATPase YheS, which yields MLQLESVHKQFATKVLLNGATAHLRPGARVGLVGPNGVGKTTLFRMILGEESPDDGSIRKRPRLRIGYLPQELETIVGKTVLDAAHRDLYPEHEAKRILSGLGFSEADFLRPIENLSGGYRMRVALAHLLLSNPDVLMLDEPTNHLDKPTQRWFERFLLDSNLTLLVISHDTRFLDGITTHIWELRDRTIQEYRGNYTKFQELRAARDAQIESAANRQAKEVARVQSFIDRFRYQANKAKQVQSRIKQLDKVKLIERQRDTKRVRFKFPLPAASGRHVLELKGVAKSYGEKVIYRSLDFTVERAQRVALVGENGAGKSTLLKILAGALPFEKGSRHVGHGATLHYFAQHQAESLNPEDTILESLAEVSAQAEMNFLRGIAGAFLFSGDDQKKPIKALSGGERNRVALARMLVEPANTLLLDEPTNHLDPASVDMLTDALTDFPGTIVFISHDPTFLARVATRVVEIEDGQAKNYFGDYEYFLWKKAQEFESIKETSKELGAAQSGKAAGPTKAMASQVQPKPQGGDRRDLTKTQARLEKQVSRAEAEIATMETKVKAREQELADPALYQEFSRWNDLQREQEGWKKELERLTARWESLSEELQGVRGKLTAAG from the coding sequence ATGTTGCAGCTTGAATCCGTCCATAAGCAATTTGCCACGAAGGTCCTGCTCAACGGGGCGACGGCACACCTGCGCCCGGGAGCCCGTGTCGGTCTGGTGGGGCCCAACGGTGTCGGCAAGACGACGCTCTTCCGGATGATCCTGGGCGAGGAATCTCCCGACGACGGTTCCATCCGCAAGCGGCCTCGACTGCGCATCGGCTACCTCCCGCAGGAATTGGAAACGATCGTCGGGAAAACGGTGCTGGATGCCGCGCATCGAGACCTGTACCCGGAGCATGAGGCCAAACGCATTCTCTCCGGCTTGGGCTTCTCAGAAGCCGATTTCCTGCGGCCGATCGAGAACCTCTCCGGCGGATACCGCATGCGGGTCGCCTTGGCGCACTTGCTGCTGTCGAATCCCGACGTGCTCATGCTGGACGAGCCGACCAACCACTTGGACAAGCCGACGCAACGTTGGTTCGAACGATTTCTCCTCGACTCCAACCTCACACTGCTGGTCATCAGCCACGACACGAGATTTTTGGACGGGATCACCACACATATTTGGGAACTCCGCGATCGAACCATTCAGGAATACCGCGGCAACTATACGAAGTTCCAGGAATTGCGCGCGGCCCGGGATGCCCAAATCGAGTCCGCCGCCAACCGGCAGGCCAAGGAAGTGGCCCGCGTCCAAAGCTTCATCGATCGCTTCCGGTACCAGGCGAACAAAGCCAAGCAGGTGCAGTCGCGGATCAAGCAGCTGGATAAGGTGAAGCTGATCGAGCGGCAGCGCGATACGAAGCGCGTGCGGTTCAAATTTCCCCTTCCCGCCGCGAGCGGCCGGCATGTCCTGGAACTCAAGGGCGTGGCGAAGAGCTACGGGGAAAAGGTCATCTACCGCTCCCTCGATTTCACGGTGGAGCGAGCCCAGCGGGTGGCGCTGGTCGGCGAGAACGGGGCAGGCAAGAGCACCTTGCTCAAAATACTGGCCGGCGCGCTGCCGTTCGAAAAGGGATCCCGGCATGTGGGGCATGGGGCGACCCTCCACTACTTCGCCCAACATCAGGCGGAATCGCTGAATCCTGAAGATACGATCTTGGAGTCGTTGGCCGAGGTGTCGGCGCAGGCTGAGATGAATTTTCTGCGCGGCATTGCCGGCGCATTTTTATTCTCCGGCGACGACCAGAAAAAACCGATCAAGGCGTTGAGCGGCGGCGAACGCAATCGCGTCGCCTTGGCCCGCATGCTGGTGGAGCCGGCGAACACCCTGCTGCTCGACGAGCCGACCAACCACCTGGATCCGGCCTCGGTGGACATGCTGACGGATGCCCTGACCGATTTCCCCGGCACGATCGTGTTCATTTCCCACGATCCCACCTTCCTTGCCCGCGTCGCCACCAGGGTGGTGGAGATCGAGGACGGTCAGGCGAAGAATTATTTCGGCGACTATGAGTACTTCCTCTGGAAGAAGGCCCAGGAATTCGAATCGATCAAGGAGACGAGCAAGGAACTTGGCGCCGCTCAGTCGGGCAAGGCGGCCGGCCCCACGAAGGCCATGGCGTCGCAGGTTCAACCGAAGCCTCAGGGAGGAGACCGCCGAGACCTGACCAAAACGCAGGCGCGCCTTGAGAAACAAGTGTCGCGCGCGGAGGCCGAGATCGCCACGATGGAAACGAAGGTGAAGGCACGTGAACAGGAACTGGCGGATCCGGCACTCTATCAGGAATTCAGCCGGTGGAACGATTTGCAGCGAGAACAAGAAGGCTGGAAGAAAGAGCTGGAGCGGCTCACGGCGCGCTGGGAATCGTTATCGGAAGAGCTGCAGGGGGTGCGGGGAAAACTGACGGCGGCCGGTTAG
- a CDS encoding Ferredoxin, 2Fe-2S, with the protein MPRVSFLHPQGKSGEVQANLTLLEAAKALGFDLNHDCGGNASCTTCRVEVQMGEDNLSEIDFDEQDLLDREALSEPWHRLGCQARVLGDVVVRVPETKWEQPTTASSGEAENRGAGLP; encoded by the coding sequence ATGCCGCGTGTCAGTTTTCTCCATCCGCAGGGAAAGAGCGGCGAGGTTCAAGCGAACCTGACGCTGTTGGAAGCAGCCAAGGCCCTGGGATTCGATCTCAATCACGATTGCGGCGGCAATGCGTCCTGTACGACGTGCCGGGTCGAAGTGCAGATGGGGGAGGACAACCTTTCCGAGATAGATTTTGATGAACAGGATCTGTTGGATCGAGAGGCCCTCTCTGAGCCCTGGCATCGGCTCGGTTGCCAGGCGAGGGTGTTGGGTGATGTCGTGGTTCGGGTTCCGGAAACCAAATGGGAGCAACCCACGACAGCGTCGTCGGGCGAGGCAGAGAATCGGGGCGCCGGGCTTCCGTAA
- a CDS encoding NADH-ubiquinone oxidoreductase chain F — protein sequence MTLPQPRVLQKLEGAPWEIDPYLRVGGYDAWRKCLTDLTPDAIVGEIKKAGLRGRGGAGFPTGTKWDKVLHHRVKERYFVCNAGEHEPGTFKDRELLKYIPHQLIEGCLIASRTVNAKASYIYVNHEYEEEEANLRKAIAQARERGFLGKNIFGTGIDLDLEVFSGHGSYVAGEETAMLESMQGRPAMPRQKPPFYPTDFGLYGKPTLVNNVETLCNIPKILKNGAAWFAQVGTEKCPGTMLFSLSGAVNRPGVYEMPMGITIRELVETCGGGVPDGRKIKAVFPGGPAFSMVTADQLDLPMDFDSLKKAGTGLGSAGTIVIDDATCMVAATLKYSNFFKGESCGQCPPCRMGTINLATLMDKIERGEGSQKDLDSLLQLCGFVKGTGYCTLVTGAAVLVQSSLRLFRHEFEEHIQMQRCPFQPAKAGAGANA from the coding sequence GTGACCCTACCTCAACCAAGGGTGTTGCAGAAACTTGAAGGGGCTCCCTGGGAAATCGATCCCTACCTTCGAGTCGGCGGGTATGACGCTTGGCGAAAGTGCCTGACAGACCTCACGCCCGACGCCATCGTCGGAGAAATCAAGAAGGCCGGTTTGCGGGGGCGTGGAGGGGCAGGGTTCCCCACCGGTACGAAATGGGACAAGGTGCTCCACCATCGGGTGAAGGAGCGGTACTTCGTCTGCAACGCAGGCGAGCATGAACCGGGGACTTTCAAGGACCGTGAGTTGCTCAAGTACATTCCCCATCAACTGATCGAGGGGTGCCTGATCGCTTCTCGGACCGTGAATGCCAAAGCGTCCTATATCTACGTGAATCATGAATATGAGGAAGAGGAAGCCAACCTGAGAAAGGCGATCGCCCAGGCGCGGGAACGCGGATTCTTGGGAAAGAATATTTTTGGTACAGGCATCGACCTCGATCTCGAAGTGTTTTCCGGCCATGGGAGTTATGTGGCGGGTGAAGAGACGGCCATGTTGGAGTCGATGCAGGGTCGTCCGGCGATGCCGCGTCAAAAGCCGCCCTTCTATCCGACCGATTTCGGGCTGTACGGCAAACCGACGTTGGTGAACAATGTCGAGACGCTCTGCAATATTCCGAAGATCCTGAAAAATGGCGCGGCCTGGTTTGCTCAAGTGGGCACGGAGAAATGTCCCGGGACCATGCTCTTTTCGCTCAGCGGGGCGGTGAACAGGCCCGGTGTGTATGAAATGCCGATGGGCATTACGATTCGAGAACTCGTGGAAACCTGCGGGGGCGGCGTCCCCGATGGACGCAAGATCAAGGCGGTGTTTCCCGGAGGCCCTGCCTTTTCGATGGTGACGGCGGACCAATTGGACCTTCCGATGGACTTCGATTCGCTCAAGAAGGCCGGAACCGGGCTCGGTTCCGCCGGGACCATTGTGATCGACGATGCCACCTGCATGGTTGCAGCCACCCTCAAATACTCGAACTTCTTCAAGGGCGAAAGTTGTGGGCAATGTCCTCCCTGCCGGATGGGCACGATCAATCTGGCGACGCTGATGGATAAAATCGAGCGTGGGGAGGGAAGCCAGAAGGATCTCGACTCCTTGTTGCAGCTGTGTGGGTTCGTGAAGGGCACAGGGTATTGCACATTGGTCACCGGTGCGGCAGTGTTGGTGCAGAGCAGTCTCCGGCTGTTCCGGCACGAATTCGAAGAACATATTCAGATGCAGCGCTGTCCATTTCAACCGGCCAAGGCGGGGGCCGGCGCGAACGCATAG
- a CDS encoding Replication-associated recombination protein RarA, with protein sequence MTMSSHDSTGDLFAPARDVTRPGKVPLAERMRPRNFDDLVGQDEVVGSDRPLRKAIERDELSSVIFWGPPGCGKTTLAWLIAHHTKSHFVPFSAVTGGIPELREIIRAAEQRRAMGRATTLFVDEIHRFNKTQQDAFLPHVERGTVVLIGATTENPSFEVIAPLLSRSILVLLKPLTEEALGSILDRALVDAERGLGSLRVTLSPAARERLIAFGNGDARSLLTALEFVAGQTPLGSDGSRTIDEQVLETALLKKALRYDKAGEEHYNLISAYIKSLRDSDPDGALYWLARMLEGGENPRFIARRMVIFASEDIGNADPLALVVANTVAQAVEFVGLPEAQINLAQGTTYLATRPKDNASYVGLQEALQDARRHGNLGVPLHLRNAVTSLMQEIGYGKGYRYVHDDPAAKTDQGHLPDSLQGKRYYRPRTP encoded by the coding sequence ATGACGATGTCATCCCATGATTCGACAGGAGATCTGTTCGCCCCAGCCCGGGATGTCACCCGTCCCGGGAAGGTGCCGCTGGCGGAGCGCATGCGTCCTCGCAACTTCGACGACCTCGTCGGGCAGGATGAGGTGGTGGGGTCGGATCGTCCGCTGCGGAAAGCGATCGAGCGGGATGAGCTGTCCTCCGTCATTTTCTGGGGGCCGCCTGGTTGTGGAAAAACAACCTTGGCCTGGTTGATCGCCCACCACACCAAGTCCCACTTCGTGCCATTTTCAGCGGTAACCGGCGGCATTCCGGAGCTGCGGGAAATTATTAGGGCGGCGGAACAGCGGCGGGCCATGGGGCGGGCGACGACGCTCTTCGTCGATGAAATTCACCGCTTCAATAAAACGCAGCAGGATGCGTTTCTTCCGCATGTCGAACGGGGGACCGTGGTGCTCATCGGGGCGACGACGGAAAATCCCTCGTTTGAAGTGATCGCGCCGTTGTTGTCTCGTTCCATTCTGGTGCTGTTGAAGCCGCTGACGGAAGAAGCCCTCGGTTCGATCCTGGATCGTGCCCTTGTCGATGCCGAGCGGGGCCTCGGTTCCCTGCGAGTCACATTGTCTCCTGCCGCGCGTGAACGGCTGATCGCGTTCGGCAACGGCGATGCCAGAAGTCTGTTGACGGCGTTGGAGTTCGTGGCCGGCCAAACACCTCTCGGCTCAGACGGCTCACGGACGATCGACGAACAGGTGTTGGAAACCGCCTTGCTCAAGAAAGCCCTGCGCTACGACAAGGCGGGTGAGGAGCATTACAATCTCATCTCGGCCTATATCAAGAGCCTGCGCGACTCGGACCCGGACGGGGCCCTCTACTGGCTCGCGCGCATGTTGGAGGGGGGAGAGAATCCGAGGTTCATCGCGAGGCGGATGGTGATTTTTGCGTCGGAAGACATCGGTAATGCCGACCCGCTGGCCCTGGTTGTGGCCAACACGGTGGCGCAGGCGGTGGAGTTCGTAGGACTTCCGGAAGCCCAGATCAACCTGGCCCAGGGCACGACCTATCTCGCCACGCGGCCCAAGGACAATGCGTCCTACGTGGGTCTGCAAGAGGCCCTACAGGACGCGCGCCGCCACGGTAATCTCGGCGTGCCGTTGCATCTGCGCAATGCGGTGACCTCGCTCATGCAGGAGATCGGGTACGGCAAGGGGTATCGGTACGTGCATGACGACCCCGCGGCCAAAACCGATCAGGGCCACCTTCCCGATTCCCTCCAAGGCAAGCGCTATTACCGCCCACGAACCCCGTAA
- a CDS encoding GTP cyclohydrolase I type 1: MAKVVSGSRAGRSRGPSRNGGPIDEDPIETLVGRLLLELGETPERNGLLNTPKRVAKAMRFMTQGYRQDIDHLLNGALFPIEYDEMVIVKDIDFFSMCEHHLLPFFGKCHVGYLPNKRVVGLSKIPRVVDAFSRRLQVQERLTVQIAETLKKKLNAHGVGVVMEARHLCMMMRGVEKQNTVAVSSSMLGVFRTQQQTREEFLTLIRGISMRDGS, translated from the coding sequence ATGGCTAAGGTGGTGTCGGGGTCTCGAGCCGGACGGTCGCGGGGCCCATCGCGAAACGGCGGGCCGATCGATGAGGATCCGATCGAGACATTGGTGGGGCGTCTTCTTCTTGAATTGGGAGAGACGCCCGAGCGAAACGGATTGCTGAATACGCCGAAGCGTGTCGCCAAGGCCATGCGGTTCATGACGCAGGGGTATCGACAGGATATCGATCACCTGCTTAACGGGGCCCTGTTCCCGATCGAATACGATGAAATGGTGATCGTCAAAGATATCGACTTCTTCAGCATGTGCGAGCACCATCTGCTGCCGTTTTTCGGAAAGTGCCATGTGGGGTACCTGCCGAACAAGAGAGTCGTCGGGCTCAGCAAGATCCCACGGGTGGTTGATGCCTTCAGCCGGCGGCTGCAGGTTCAGGAACGGCTGACGGTGCAGATTGCCGAGACCCTCAAGAAAAAACTGAACGCGCACGGTGTGGGCGTGGTGATGGAAGCACGGCACCTCTGCATGATGATGCGGGGTGTCGAAAAGCAAAATACGGTTGCCGTGAGCAGTTCGATGTTGGGCGTCTTTCGCACGCAACAGCAGACGCGTGAAGAGTTTTTGACATTGATTCGTGGCATCAGCATGAGAGACGGGAGTTAG